From Plasmodium chabaudi chabaudi strain AS genome assembly, chromosome: 12, the proteins below share one genomic window:
- a CDS encoding ATP-dependent RNA helicase DDX6, putative (term=annotation;date=20130419;qualifier=removed_product=ATP-dependent RNA helicase;qualifier=added_product=atp-dependent rna helicase ddx6, putative;qualifier=added_literature=pmid:23562722;qualifier=added_gene_synonym=ddx6;qualifier=added_ec_number=3.6.4.13;curatorName=ucb@sanger.ac.uk;~term=annotation;date=20150928;qualifier=added_GO:0005737;qualifier=added_GO:0000932;qualifier=added_GO:0043186;curatorName=ucb@sanger.ac.uk;~pfam_scan;Pfam:PF00271.27; E()=6.0E-29;score=100.3;query 285-392;description=Helicase_C;~pfam_scan;Pfam:PF00270.25; E()=4.8E-42;score=143.5;query 85-249;description=DEAD;~iprscan;InterPro:IPR001650 : DNA/RNA helicase, C-terminal;Prosite:PS51194; score=23.515;query 271-431;description=Helicase, C-terminal;~iprscan;InterPro:IPR001650 : DNA/RNA helicase, C-terminal;SMART:SM00490; score=4.8E-32;query 311-392;description=Helicase, C-terminal;~iprscan;InterPro:IPR001650 : DNA/RNA helicase, C-terminal;Pfam:PF00271; score=4.8E-29;query 286-392;description=Helicase, C-terminal;~iprscan;InterPro:IPR014014 : RNA helicase, DEAD-box type, Q motif;Prosite:PS51195; score=9.849;query 60-88;description=RNA helicase, DEAD-box type, Q motif;~iprscan;InterPro:IPR011545 : DNA/RNA helicase, DEAD/DEAH box type, N-terminal;Pfam:PF00270; score=7.8E-42;query 85-249;description=DEAD/DEAH box helicase domain;~iprscan;InterPro:IPR014001 : DEAD-like helicase, N-terminal;SMART:SM00487; score=5.2E-54;query 79-275;description=Helicase superfamily 1/2, ATP-binding domain;~iprscan;InterPro:IPR014001 : DEAD-like helicase, N-terminal;Prosite:PS51192; score=26.85;query 91-261;description=Helicase superfamily 1/2, ATP-binding domain;~iprscan;InterPro:IPR027417 : P-loop containing nucleoside triphosphate hydrolase;Superfamily:SSF52540; score=5.61E-67;query 130-412;description=P-loop containing nucleoside triphosphate hydrolase;~iprscan;InterPro:IPR000629 : RNA helicase, ATP-dependent, DEAD-box type;Prosite:PS00039; score=1.0;query 207-215;description=ATP-dependent RNA helicase DEAD-box, conserved site): MSYKTNCVASNANTNALNNSNNLNKIEDNVIFDEAWKKKILEPLKDPRYKTEDVTKTKGNEFEDYFLKRELLMGIFEKGYEKPSPIQEESIPVALAGKNILARAKNGTGKTAAFAIPLLEKCNTHKNFIQGLILVPTRELALQTSAMIKELGKHMKIQCMVTTGGTSLREDIMRLYNAVHILCGTPGRILDLANKDVANLSGCHIMVMDEADKLLSPEFQPIVEELMKFLPKEKQILMYSATFPVTVKEFRQIYLSDAHEINLMDELTLKGITQYYAFVKERQKVHCLNTLFAKLQINQAIIFCNSITRVELLAKKITELGYSSFYIHARMSQTHRNRVFHDFRNGACRCLVSSDLFTRGIDIQSVNVVINFDFPKNSETYLHRIGRSGRYGHLGLAINLITYEDRFNLYKIELELGTEIQPIPNEIDPSIYT, translated from the exons ATGAGTTATAAAACTAATTGTGTCGCTTCAAATGCTAATACCAATGCTTtgaataattcaaataatttaaataaaatagaagaCAATGTCATATTTGATGAAgcttggaaaaaaaaaatactggAGCCATTAAAGGATCCCCGGTATAAAACAGAAGATGTGACAAAAACCAAAGGAAATGAATTTGAGGATTACTTTTTGAAAAGAGAACTTTTGATGggtatttttgaaaaaggTTATGAAAAACCATCACCAATACAAGAGGAAAGTATTCCTGTGGCTTTGgctggaaaaaatattttagcTCGAGCAAAAAATGGGACAGGAAAAACCGCCGCGTTTGCTATTCCGTTACTAGAAAAATGCAACActcataaaaatttcatTCAAG GCTTAATATTAGTTCCCACACGGGAATTAGCTCTACAAACCTCTGCTATGATAAAAGAATTAGGAAAACATATGAAGATTCAGTGTATGGTAACAACTGGTGGTACTTCATTAAGGGAAGATATTATGAGACTTTATAATGCCgttcatattttgtgtGGAACCCCTGGAAGAATCTTAGATTTAGCAAATAAAGATGTTGCGAATTTATCAGGATGCCATATAATGGTAATGGACGAAGCCGACAAATTATTGTCTCCTGAATTCCAGCCTATAGTAGAAGAATTAATGAAATTTTTACCAAAAGAAAAACAGATATTAATGTATTCAGCTACTTTTCCAGTCACTGTTAAAGAATTTAGGCAAATTTACTTATCAGATGCtcatgaaataaatttaatggATGAATTGACATTAAAAGGTATTACCCAATATTATGCATTTGTTAAAGAGCGACAAAAAGTCCATTGTTTAAATACTCTATTTGCTAAATTACAAATTAATCAAgctataatattttgtaacaGTATAACAAGAGTTGAACTGttagcaaaaaaaattacagaATTAGGTTATAGctctttttatatacatgcaAGAATGTCGCAAACACATCGAAATCGTGTTTTTCATGATTTTAGAAATGGTGCTTGCCGATGTTTAGTTTCCTCAGACCTTTTTACAAGAGGTATCGATATACAATCTGTTAATGTAGTAattaattttgattttcCTAAAAATTCAGAAACTTATCTACATAGAATTGGTAGATCAGGAAGATATGGTCACTTAGGGTTAGccattaatttaattacatATGAAGACcgttttaatttatataaaatagaatTAGAACTAGGAACTGAAATTCAACCGATCCCTAACGAAATAGATCCATCCATTTATACTTAA
- a CDS encoding conserved protein, unknown function (term=annotation;date=20180511;qualifier=removed_product=conserved Plasmodium protein, unknown function;qualifier=added_product=conserved protein, unknown function;curatorName=ucb@sanger.ac.uk), with the protein MNVDIAFDGNEYTYSGYSKNSLIEDKNYTLDYDKYVHFAFFVCYYISHIKKEKCSDTELLTWYLKTFKHIVINSTKKVKRTYFNLINNLIQDKCVKVTLENNKRYLTHNDHFILWAWKRKALIYDKEQLDKY; encoded by the exons atgaatGTTGATATAGCATTTGATGGAAATGAGTATACATACAGTGGATATTCTAAGAATTCTCTTATAGAa gataaaaattatacctTAGACtatgataaatatgtgCATTTTGCTTTTTTCGTATGCTACTATATTTcccatataaaaaaggaaaaatgTTCAGACACAGAACTTTTAACTTG GTATTTGAAAACGTTTAAGCACATTGTTATTAac tccacaaaaaaagtaaaaagaACATACTTTAATCTAATCAACAACCTGATTCAAGATAAATGCGTTAAG GTTACtttggaaaataataaaaggtACCTAACACATAATgaccattttattttatgggCATGGAAAAGAAAAGCTTTAATTTATGACAAAGAGCAACTggataaatattaa
- a CDS encoding signal peptidase complex subunit 2, putative (term=annotation;date=20111101;qualifier=added_gene_name=SPC2;qualifier=added_gene_synonym=spc25;qualifier=removed_product=smn-like protein;qualifier=added_product=signal peptidase complex subunit 2, putative;qualifier=added_literature=pmid:18054093;curatorName=ucb@sanger.ac.uk;~term=annotation;date=20180829;qualifier=removed_product=signal peptidase complex subunit SPC2, putative;qualifier=added_product=signal peptidase complex subunit 2, putative;qualifier=added_literature=pmid:30127496;qualifier=added_GO:0005783;qualifier=added_GO:0045047;qualifier=added_GO:0005787;curatorName=ucb@sanger.ac.uk;~pfam_scan;Pfam:PF06703.7; E()=3.0E-9;score=36.7;query 26-171;description=SPC25;~iprscan;InterPro:IPR009582 : Microsomal signal peptidase 25 kDa subunit;Pfam:PF06703; score=4.0E-9;query 26-171;description=Signal peptidase complex subunit 2) translates to MFSKKVRIENKEDDAYIVKNLYSENEIKKVAQDYLRVEIKNLHIYENVRYSNVRILLSLILIIIGGYCCVFVNHKKEPILMMDFLGAFFSVSILLYLWEYFYFEDYFMIIKTNNNKTLKLFLKLDIKTNTLSLNYKLNKVVYSTPFELMKLYNERGYLMKDYARHILKQFISNHGKNFKLTDKK, encoded by the exons atgtttagtAAAAAGGTCcgaattgaaaataaagaagatgACGCAT ACATTGTAAAAAACCTATACAGTGAAAATGAGATTAAAAAAGTTGCGCAGGATTACCTAAGGGTG gaaataaaaaacctACATATCTATGAAAACGTTCGATATTCAAACGTTAGGATCCTATTATCTTTAATCTTGATAATTATtg GAGGATATTGTTGCGTTTTTGTCAACCACAAAAAAGAGCCAATACTTATGATGGATTTCCTg GGTGCCTTTTTTTCTgtatcaatattattatacctttgggaatatttttattttgaggATTATTtcatgataataaaaacaaataat aaCAAAACATTAAAACTATTCTTAAAATTGGATATCAAAACAAATACCCTTAGTTTAA attacaaattaaataaagtaGTATATTCTACACCTTTTGAGTTGatgaaattatataatgaaagaGG GTACCTTATGAAGGATTATGCGCGTCATATATTAAAgcaatttatttcaaatcATGGAAagaattttaaattaacagataaaaaataa
- a CDS encoding nicotinamidase, putative (term=annotation;date=20130321;qualifier=removed_product=pyrazinamidase/nicotinamidase, putative;qualifier=added_product=nicotinamidase, putative;qualifier=added_ec_number=3.5.1.19;curatorName=ucb@sanger.ac.uk;~pfam_scan;Pfam:PF00857.16; E()=6.2E-18;score=65.4;query 310-455;description=Isochorismatase;~iprscan;InterPro:IPR000868 : Isochorismatase hydrolase;Pfam:PF00857; score=5.8E-18;query 309-454;description=Isochorismatase-like;~iprscan;InterPro:IPR036380 : Isochorismatase-like superfamily;Superfamily:SSF52499; score=4.71E-22;query 342-450;description=Isochorismatase-like superfamily): MKCLVIVDAQNDFLPKGAFNSKDEYMDVLYKINRIRLRLYNCTENDLIKLEDCKSVMEQNKNKLINENIVKYYKCNNDIDDENCKDQILVFPFEKNNHNKINNYELLNGKINGQIWVHNSKVAHNDKEINVNGNCNNLPHLNNYEKTKPQLNNYINNYCNMDENNNCIKTDSSKNAHMTSLNGHISNKSYFAMSILTVDYHPQLHISFAATHRLIYKEISQNSLKIKNYLKINGCLNDNSYNSLPINNTEVSKELNRINIETNEIKNDDIFYYENKCENQEENLIDANTQSEYYEYSSCLKNHKINTLTDVLKNIEKIKTPKCIYKDVNSINDIKEYTRINFLNETIDLWPVHCVRNTPGSKIHKNLIRNINDIIIKKAYTENFDSYTIFENDTVNNDILKILIEQNIKSVYICGFIFEYCVKDTALSFFRQGYETYIIEDATASLYGKDEDKQLLKNIGIKFVNSETMFLT; encoded by the coding sequence ATGAAATGCTTGGTTATAGTTGATGCCCAAAATGACTTTTTACCAAAGGGAGCGTTTAACTCTAAAGATGAGTATATGGAtgttttgtataaaataaacaggATAAGATTACGCTTATATAATTGTACAGAGAATGATTTAATAAAACTTGAGGATTGCAAATCTGTTAtggaacaaaataaaaacaaattaataaatgaaaatattgtaaaatattataaatgtaaCAATGACATAGATGATGAAAATTGTAAAGATCAAATTTTAGTTTTTCcgtttgaaaaaaataatcataataagataaataattatgagttattaaatggaaaaataaatggacAGATATGGGTACATAATTCGAAGGTTGCACACAATGATAAAGAAATTAATGTAAACGGCAACTGTAACAATTTGCCCCatctaaataattatgaaaaaacaaaaccacaacttaataattatataaataattattgcaATATGgacgaaaataataattgcaTAAAAACTGACTCCTCAAAAAATGCGCATATGACTTCGTTGAATGGCCATATTAGCaataaatcatattttgCTATGAGCATTTTGACTGTTGATTATCACCCACAATTACACATTTCTTTCGCCGCAACACACagattaatttataaagaaatatccCAAAATagtttgaaaataaaaaattatttaaaaattaacgGATGTTTAAATGACAATTCTTATAATTCGCTACCTATAAATAATACTGAAGTATCGAAAGAATTGAATAGGATAAATATTgaaacaaatgaaataaaaaatgatgatatattttattatgaaaacaAATGTGAAAATCAGGAAGAAAATTTGATTGATGCAAATACTCAATCagaatattatgaatattccTCATGTTTGAAAAatcataaaattaatacttTAACAgatgtattaaaaaatattgaaaagataaaaacacctaaatgtatatataaagatgtAAATTCcataaatgatattaaaGAATATACAAGAATAAATTTCTTAAACGAAACAATCGACTTATGGCCTGTTCATTGTGTTAGGAATACACCAGGAagtaaaatacataaaaatttaattagaaacataaatgatataattattaaaaaagcatACActgaaaattttgataGTTATACcatatttgaaaatgataCTGTTAACAATGATAtactaaaaattttaattgaaCAGAATATCAAAtctgtatatatatgtggtTTCATATTTGAGTATTGTGTTAAAGACACAGCACTAAGTTTTTTTAGACAGGGATAcgaaacatatattatcgAAGATGCAACAGCAAGTTTATATGGAAAAGATGAAGATAAAcaacttttaaaaaacataggaattaaatttgttaattCAGAAACAATGTTTCTCACataa
- a CDS encoding histone H2A.Z, putative (query 130-130;GPI_cleavage_site_score=0.408;~pfam_scan;Pfam:PF16211.1; E()=1.6E-11;score=43.6;query 118-149;description=Histone_H2A_C;~pfam_scan;Pfam:PF00125.20; E()=1.7E-17;score=63.9;query 34-117;description=Histone;~iprscan;InterPro:IPR009072 : Histone-fold;Superfamily:SSF47113; score=9.26E-42;query 15-125;description=Histone-fold;~iprscan;InterPro:IPR032454 : Histone H2A, C-terminal domain;Pfam:PF16211; score=1.7E-11;query 118-149;description=Histone H2A, C-terminal domain;~iprscan;InterPro:IPR007125 : Histone core;Pfam:PF00125; score=8.9E-18;query 33-117;description=Histone H2A/H2B/H3;~iprscan;InterPro:IPR032458 : Histone H2A conserved site;Prosite:PS00046; score=1.0;query 47-53;description=Histone H2A conserved site;~iprscan;InterPro:IPR002119 : Histone H2A;PRINTS:PR00620; score=2.2E-41;query 84-97;description=Histone H2A;~iprscan;InterPro:IPR002119 : Histone H2A;SMART:SM00414; score=1.6E-63;query 29-148;description=Histone H2A;~iprscan;InterPro:IPR002119 : Histone H2A;PRINTS:PR00620; score=2.2E-41;query 125-143;description=Histone H2A;~iprscan;InterPro:IPR002119 : Histone H2A;PRINTS:PR00620; score=2.2E-41;query 69-84;description=Histone H2A;~iprscan;InterPro:IPR002119 : Histone H2A;PRINTS:PR00620; score=2.2E-41;query 98-112;description=Histone H2A;~iprscan;InterPro:IPR002119 : Histone H2A;PRINTS:PR00620; score=2.2E-41;query 39-61;description=Histone H2A), translating to MEVPGKIIGGKVGGKVGGKVLGLGKGGKGKTGSGKTKKAPLSRASRAGLQFPVGRVHRMLKTRISSDGRVGSTAAVYAAAILEYLTAEVLELAGNATKDLKVKRITPRHLQLAIRGDEELDTLIKATIAGGGVIPHIHKALMNKVPVPPTQTKKPKKN from the exons ATGGAAGTACCAGGAAAAATAATCGGTGGTAAAGTTGGAGGAAAAGTCGGTGGTAAAGTTCTTGGTCTTGGTAAAGGAGGAAAGGGAAAAACAg GATCCGGAAAAACTAAAAAAGCTCCATTATCTCGTGCTTCAAGAGCTGGATTACAATTCCCAGTTGGTAGAGTACACAGAATGTTAAAAACAAGAATTTCTTCTGATGGACGTGTTGGATCCACAGCCGCCGTATATGCAGCAGCCATCTTAGAATATTTAACTGCTGAAGTTTTAGAATTGGCAGGAAATGCAACAAAGGACTTAAAAGTGAAGAGAATTACCCCAAGACATTTACAATTAGCCATTAGag GTGACGAAGAATTAGATACACTTATCAAGGCAACAATTGCTGGTGGTGGTGTTATCCCACATATTCACAAAGCTTTAATGAACAAAGTCCCAGTTCCACCAACCCAAACCAAaaaaccaaaaaaaaactaa